The Chloroflexota bacterium genome window below encodes:
- a CDS encoding cytochrome c oxidase subunit 3, which produces MAQAVVRDIDKNDPGRGLDLRKLGMWTFLGSEVFFFGALVVTHLSMRGVVAPSSSKANLDVQGVRNMFGDNVLTSILAFILLTSSLTMVLALDGVKTNNQKRFRFWLGATIACGLVFLGGQVYEFYHIVHEYNVTIKNMMFGSTFFFVTGFHGTHVAVGVVWLTSLLVSAIRHPERYNAGNYMAVELGGLYWHFVDLVWVLIFTVIYLI; this is translated from the coding sequence ATGGCACAGGCAGTCGTGCGCGATATCGATAAAAATGATCCTGGGCGTGGCCTCGATTTACGCAAGCTAGGCATGTGGACGTTCCTTGGCTCGGAAGTCTTTTTCTTCGGAGCTTTGGTTGTTACTCACCTCTCAATGCGTGGGGTTGTAGCACCATCATCAAGCAAAGCCAACCTTGATGTTCAGGGCGTTCGTAATATGTTTGGCGATAATGTCCTGACCTCAATTCTAGCCTTCATCTTGTTGACCAGTAGTTTGACAATGGTGTTGGCGCTTGATGGGGTTAAAACCAACAATCAAAAGCGCTTCCGCTTCTGGTTGGGGGCAACCATCGCCTGTGGTTTGGTCTTCTTGGGTGGTCAAGTTTACGAGTTCTATCACATTGTTCACGAATATAATGTAACCATTAAAAATATGATGTTTGGCTCGACCTTCTTTTTTGTAACCGGCTTCCACGGAACCCACGTTGCAGTTGGGGTGGTTTGGCTCACATCATTATTGGTTTCGGCAATTCGCCACCCTGAGCGCTACAATGCTGGCAATTATATGGCTGTCGAGCTAGGCGGCTTGTACTGGCACTTTGTGGACTTAGTGTGGGTCTTGATCTTTACGGTGATCTATCTGATCTAA
- a CDS encoding cytochrome C oxidase subunit IV family protein: MAHGHDEHAPTEHEAHHSHAKLYVIIFFVLLVMTGIEIALPIINKAEIMAKQLEVALLLGLMTIKGAIVMMFYMHLKGDRRMFGTLFVFPIVCVLLMMLGFFALFQPELW, translated from the coding sequence ATGGCCCACGGTCATGATGAACACGCCCCAACCGAACACGAAGCCCATCACAGCCATGCTAAGTTGTATGTGATCATTTTCTTTGTCTTGTTGGTGATGACAGGGATTGAAATTGCCCTGCCGATCATCAACAAAGCTGAGATTATGGCCAAACAATTAGAAGTCGCCTTGTTGCTTGGATTGATGACAATCAAAGGCGCAATTGTAATGATGTTCTATATGCACCTTAAAGGCGATCGCCGCATGTTTGGGACGCTGTTTGTCTTCCCAATTGTGTGTGTGCTGTTGATGATGCTGGGCTTCTTTGCCCTGTTCCAACCAGAATTATGGTAA
- a CDS encoding cytochrome c oxidase assembly protein, translating to MNDWTLDWPLLFGLIAATVGYLWAVGPGRKRLGGPAAFPVGKAVAFLSGLLALGLSIMSPIGIWADRYLFTMHMVQHMILTMFCAPMLLIGIPEWLLRPLVQLPWVYTILRFAVNPIVAFSAFNISFNGWHFPQFYDLALRNELVHILEHQMMMGSAILLWAPSLIPLPELRSSYPVQMLYYFVNSIIPTILGALITFADSVLYPTYELAPRIWGISAIADQQIGALIMWIPGGSIFILAITIAFFKWMNREDEEQSLPSIADQKAAARQ from the coding sequence ATGAATGACTGGACGCTTGATTGGCCGCTGCTTTTTGGCTTAATCGCCGCAACAGTTGGCTATCTCTGGGCTGTTGGCCCAGGTCGCAAGCGCCTAGGCGGGCCAGCAGCCTTCCCAGTCGGGAAGGCTGTTGCCTTCTTAAGCGGCTTGTTAGCCCTTGGTTTGTCGATCATGTCACCAATTGGCATTTGGGCTGATCGCTATCTTTTTACGATGCACATGGTTCAACATATGATTTTGACCATGTTTTGTGCCCCCATGTTGTTAATTGGCATCCCTGAGTGGCTGCTGCGGCCATTGGTGCAATTGCCATGGGTCTATACCATTCTGCGTTTTGCTGTTAACCCAATCGTGGCGTTTAGTGCCTTTAATATTTCCTTCAATGGCTGGCACTTTCCCCAATTCTACGATTTGGCTTTGCGCAACGAGTTGGTGCATATTCTCGAACATCAAATGATGATGGGTAGCGCAATTTTGTTGTGGGCACCATCGCTGATTCCGTTGCCCGAATTACGCTCATCGTATCCAGTGCAAATGCTCTATTACTTTGTGAATTCAATTATCCCAACGATTTTGGGCGCGTTGATCACCTTTGCTGATAGTGTGTTGTACCCAACCTACGAGCTAGCGCCACGAATTTGGGGCATCAGCGCGATTGCCGATCAACAAATTGGCGCGTTGATTATGTGGATTCCTGGTGGCTCGATTTTTATCCTTGCCATTACCATCGCGTTCTTCAAATGGATGAACCGCGAGGATGAAGAGCAAAGCCTGCCGAGCATTGCCGACCAAAAAGCGGCTGCTCGCCAGTAA
- the arsM gene encoding arsenite methyltransferase — MNDQSIKASVQAYYGEWAEHVQQEQPKTSCCSSHDISLSSTLYRDTATADLPTTAVNSTRGCGNPVVRAALQPGQVVLDLGSGGGLDVLLAAKQVGPSGFVYGVDMTDAMLDLARQNAHKAQIENVAFLKGDIEQLPLENEQVDVIISNCVINLAPDKGMALREAYRVLKVGGYMAISDIVIDGSLADFPLPEANLRAAMNWAGCVAGAPTREQYQQFLEQAGFQQISFEVTHRYSLADIGGKLPEELAGLSDLQGQQLAERFTSCLIRAHKQA, encoded by the coding sequence ATGAACGATCAATCGATTAAAGCCAGCGTCCAAGCCTATTATGGTGAATGGGCCGAGCACGTGCAGCAGGAACAGCCAAAAACTAGTTGTTGCAGCAGCCATGATATTTCGCTAAGCAGCACGCTCTACCGTGATACAGCAACCGCCGATTTGCCTACGACTGCGGTCAACAGCACCCGTGGTTGTGGCAATCCGGTTGTACGAGCCGCCTTACAACCAGGTCAGGTCGTGCTTGATCTTGGCTCTGGCGGCGGTTTGGATGTGTTGCTTGCAGCCAAACAAGTTGGGCCAAGCGGCTTCGTCTATGGAGTTGATATGACCGATGCAATGCTTGATTTGGCTCGCCAGAATGCCCATAAAGCCCAGATTGAGAATGTGGCTTTTTTGAAGGGCGACATTGAGCAACTGCCACTTGAGAATGAGCAAGTCGATGTGATTATCTCCAATTGCGTAATCAATCTCGCTCCCGATAAGGGAATGGCCTTGCGCGAGGCCTATCGTGTGCTCAAAGTTGGCGGCTATATGGCAATCTCGGATATTGTGATCGATGGGAGTTTGGCTGATTTTCCCTTGCCTGAAGCCAATTTACGCGCAGCCATGAACTGGGCTGGTTGTGTTGCCGGTGCGCCAACTCGTGAGCAATATCAACAATTCTTAGAGCAAGCAGGCTTTCAACAGATTAGTTTCGAGGTGACCCATCGCTATAGTTTAGCGGATATCGGCGGCAAGTTGCCTGAGGAATTGGCAGGATTAAGCGATCTGCAAGGCCAGCAATTGGCTGAACGCTTTACATCGTGCTTGATTCGGGCACACAAACAGGCCTAA
- a CDS encoding GNAT family N-acetyltransferase encodes MQLELIASDQQSTFEHLLNTVGLGNEGLATAQAYGWWQNANLQAGGALEIYGELGLLRSVAVRPDQQNQGLGAALLDALEQQAQQLGLQTLYLLTASAAKFFAAHGYQPIERAEADSRLHASVQWGSICSSATLMVKHLA; translated from the coding sequence ATGCAACTTGAACTAATCGCTTCAGATCAACAATCAACATTCGAGCATTTATTGAACACAGTCGGCTTGGGTAACGAAGGTTTAGCCACGGCCCAGGCCTATGGCTGGTGGCAAAACGCCAATCTACAAGCTGGTGGCGCACTTGAAATCTACGGCGAGCTTGGCTTATTACGCTCGGTCGCAGTTAGGCCAGATCAACAAAACCAAGGCTTGGGCGCGGCTTTGTTGGATGCTTTGGAGCAACAGGCCCAACAACTTGGCTTGCAAACACTCTATCTTTTGACCGCCAGCGCCGCCAAATTTTTTGCTGCCCACGGCTACCAGCCAATCGAGCGAGCCGAGGCTGATTCGCGCCTGCATGCCTCGGTGCAGTGGGGCAGCATTTGCAGCAGCGCAACTTTGATGGTTAAACATCTAGCCTAA
- a CDS encoding metalloregulator ArsR/SmtB family transcription factor, whose amino-acid sequence MTGIIELIAQTTGCCAPASAGLNETEAEAISADFQVFAHPVRVQLLTLLTNSTEDVCVCDLEAAVAVKQPTVSYHLKLLREAGLVSCERRGPWAYYRVERERLASLKARINRHLDTWNR is encoded by the coding sequence ATGACTGGCATTATTGAACTGATTGCCCAAACTACTGGCTGTTGTGCGCCTGCCAGCGCTGGCTTGAACGAAACTGAAGCCGAGGCGATTAGCGCCGATTTTCAGGTGTTCGCGCATCCGGTGCGGGTGCAATTGCTGACGCTGCTAACCAACTCAACTGAGGACGTTTGCGTCTGCGATCTGGAGGCAGCGGTCGCGGTCAAGCAGCCAACTGTCTCGTATCATCTTAAGTTGTTGCGCGAGGCCGGCTTGGTCAGTTGCGAACGACGTGGCCCGTGGGCCTATTATCGGGTTGAACGCGAACGCCTTGCCAGCCTCAAAGCCCGGATCAACCGCCACTTGGATACCTGGAATCGCTAG
- a CDS encoding SUKH-3 domain-containing protein yields the protein MSKPWTYRYEVFTMALDPIIEGFLHDPRVYQAFLDAGWYPERKFELTQWQQQYLESGFVWHPIVETVLRSFGGLTVHPPDVTPRAYGPSRILFDPGFVDFEINHEHLQPYEDLLQKRLWIIGDVGEMSALCIDEDAGIYTLNGIHFLYEGSMYTDAADALILAIRYPKLLRGRVWWQPNGVDGAMSDGAIKQAALVEAHWANQKIHSENQAL from the coding sequence ATGAGCAAACCATGGACGTATCGATATGAGGTATTTACAATGGCACTAGACCCGATTATTGAAGGTTTTCTGCATGATCCACGAGTTTATCAAGCATTTCTTGACGCAGGTTGGTATCCTGAACGCAAGTTTGAGCTTACGCAGTGGCAACAGCAATATCTTGAATCTGGGTTTGTATGGCATCCAATTGTTGAAACTGTGCTGCGCTCATTCGGTGGGTTGACAGTCCATCCACCAGATGTAACGCCCCGCGCTTATGGGCCATCAAGGATTCTGTTTGATCCTGGTTTTGTTGATTTTGAGATTAACCATGAACACTTGCAGCCCTATGAAGACTTGCTTCAGAAGAGACTCTGGATCATTGGCGACGTAGGCGAAATGAGCGCACTATGTATTGATGAGGATGCAGGAATCTATACGCTTAATGGAATACATTTTCTTTACGAAGGTTCCATGTATACCGATGCTGCTGATGCATTAATCTTAGCAATTCGTTATCCAAAACTGTTGCGTGGACGGGTGTGGTGGCAACCTAATGGGGTTGATGGTGCAATGTCAGATGGGGCGATTAAACAAGCAGCACTCGTAGAAGCTCACTGGGCCAATCAAAAAATTCACTCTGAAAACCAAGCATTATAA